The genomic DNA ACTTCAAGATAGACCCATGGATCCGTACCAGAATTTACCACCCTTGGATTATCAGGGGTATGGAGATAACCGCCCTCTGAGACCGCATCATCTGTCACCACCGTTTCTCGACCCCTTTTTCCCCGCGGGTTATCAACGACCTTTTTACAGCGGCTATCGTCCCTCTGAACACTTCCATAATCTCTTCAACGATACCTTTACGAGGAACTTTTCGCACAGACAGCCTTTCGGTGGATTCTATCCTAACCGTAATTACAACCCTCCACCACCCCCATCAGCTCCCCCGGCTCCTTCACCTCCACAGCCCCCTACACCTTCGTCAGCGCCAACAGAGAGCATGCAGGAATCGCCTTCTCCTGCGGCCTCTTTAAGTCAACCGACACCTGCTATCAGTCCAGAAAATCCCGCAGCACCTCTACCTGCTGCTTCAAATTCAATCTATGAAGTGAAGCTTTTCTTGCCGGCGATCGATAACGTAGATCATGAATTTCAGCCGAGCACATCGGAAGAATTTACATACACCAGTAAGAGTTTGAggttttaaatgaaatttctgatTTATCATTAAtccaataaatttaatttataataaaaagatGAACAAACAAAGTTtgacaataaatttattatttaatattactcaatttcatgtaaatacatttataatacataatttaaTCAACCTTATCCTTTCGTGTACCTAGAATAAATTTAACTCATAGCTGCTGCAGTGCCGGAAATGAGTTATACCTAAATACAGATACTTAAATACCAAGACTGTCATTCGACGTCtctattacattgaaaaatattctctcaCAGCAACTCCATGCGCAATGCAGGAAATGGATTGAAATTCATGCAAGACCTGATAGCTTGGCGACAAACTCTGTGACTAGAACTAATAACGCATAGCGTTGGCAATTAGCTTGTGCATTGATTGCGCAACTAGCCACTAGCGTGGCACGTTATTGGTGACAGATGATGGTAATTTTCAAATGCCCCTAAATCCATTAATAGCTAGTTACGTGAGCTGACATATGATTTCTATTGTGAAGAGAAATGACATGTAAGCAGGCATCGGTTAACAAGCGATTCCTCATTGAGTGCTGGGAAGATATTTGGATGTCAAGGCATTGGGCGGGGCAAGGCATCAGCGACCCCGACCAACTCCTCATGGTACTCTTGTATTCTTTCATAATGCACGCATATTCACGTAACTTTTGCAACCACTAACAATGCATGCTGTTATTATCGCGGATATGCACAAGTACaaaggaaggaaaatttttttttccacagagAACGGAGAGGGGCTTGAAGGATTTCATGAATACTATAAAAGAACctcacatttttcttctctatcaCTGGACACCCAAACCACGACTGTTGGTTCCGAGAAGAGTCATCTCATCAAGCATTGTGGTGAATCGCACGGGTTGAACATGGCTTCAAGTAAAATCGTAAGTACAATGACAATTGAAATACTACTTCGTAAAATTTCGCGCGAATGAAATTCTAACAATATCAATGTGAACGATTTTCCTTTACCAGTTCGCATTTCTTCTGCTGGCAACCATCATCGGCACGGTATTAGCTCGCCCTGGTCACAGCGGTTACATCGGATATTCACATCCTATAGTCTACAGCAGTTACAGTTACCCGAGCCATGGATACGGACATGGCTTATACTCGTCCTACAGTAAGTCATCATTTGTCTGATCCATGCATTATCAGAATTCGATTGTCGATTGAATgtcctcttcctcttttcaATATTCCAATATACAAGTCTTCCAATATTTCATCAGCCCATAATGCACTGCATACAAATACCCattcataacttttttcaggCTATCCATACTATGGCTATGGCCACGGATATGGATACGGTCATGGGTATGGCTACGGTGGTTATGGCCATGGAAGTTTGCTTGGAGACTACTGGTGGTAAAGATGAAATTTGATGTCTACTGGTTTCATTACTCTCTAATAATCGACTACCCTGCTAGGCCCAAGGATGTATAACATATAAACTGCGGAAGCTACGGACGatctttttgtattattaattatatcttTCACCATGTATACttaaataaatacttttttttcttagatgTACTGTGATTGAACATGCACATCTCATCTCATTCGATTCCGAATCTACAACTGGCACTGCGAACTATCACCGTTGCACTttttaagtataaaaaataactgtCATGGAGTACGCAAAGTCCTTCACATGCCTGTAAAATCTTGAAGTAAGGATAAACAGGTTAGACTATTTTATTGCCGTTTTGATGATATACAAAGTAAGTTTATGGTGATTGCACATTCAAGTATGACGAAGAACTTATAGTTTAAGCATTTAAAACAAATTCTGGACTGAATTTGCATTCACCGATCctgatttctgaaaaatacaGGTAATCAAATTCAAGTTGAATTTCTTTCATGTATTTCCATCAATTCTGAAAGACTTGACGCCTGACAGTAGGCAAGTTGACTGGCACACATGCGAGACTGGTGTGTTAAGTTTGGGGGCCATCAGCGACAGGTTCAAGGCGCCAACAAGCGAAATACAAGGTAGTTCGGGTGCACGATTATGCCCCAGTGATTTCTGTGCAGTGTAATGTGCTGCGGTTTTAAGCAGTGAAGGCGGCAAAAATCAAAACCATTGTGCGTACTTTTTcgaaatactaaaaaaaatgctgATATTACTTGACAGTCCGTCAGAGGATATTTTACAGGTGGATAAACAACGGAGGAAAGAAAGTGCCAATTACTGAAGAACGATTGAATTGAAACAGCGTTATGGACTTAAAATCGTGATTAAAGACAGGATGTTTAAATTACACAAACTTTAACGCCCATAAAACTGTCCACATCTGCATCCAAGCATGCAGAGTTTTAACATTATGAAATCGCTGCAACGTTTAATTGGCATATTATTTGAGTAACAATCCATGCTTTACGTATCCGATGAttaaatgaattatatttgttttcaatcGGTATATCATATGTGAGACGGTGTCTGTCCTTGTTTCTAGAAACTCATCCGTTCATGgtcattcaaatatttatggtgtatattatttataaaagcTAGTAGGTGCGAGAGAATAAGCGTATTGCGTCATAAAATCTATGGGTGAATTAAATCTGACCCAAACTAGCAAAATGAGGATAAATTTAACATGTTGTCTTGTTGCGAAGGGTATTAATTATTACCACGTCTGAACTTGCTGTCCGAAAATTGGTACTGATACATGTGGAAGAAACGCCTCGCCTCTACATTATAGTTTAGACACGCAACCGGGATTCTCCTAGTTATCATTTAATTGCTCTTCTGCGCAATGTCTTGTTcttaagtattattattatatcacaATTTAAATACCGCGTGTATAGTTTGGGCCTGAGACATACCCATAACGATGGTATAATTCGAGAGTGTGTATGAATCGATTCTGCAGTAGGAATACCGCATGGGTGAACGTACGTACGTGAAATCCCTGGGCTAAAACATTGCTCAATCAGTGGACAAAATAAATTAGTCGATTTCAAAACGCCCTCGCAGCTAACAAACATCAAATGtatattttcatcatatttatGTTTTGCGGCAAGGTACCAAGGCGAGCAGAATTTATTTACTGTGAAATTGATGTGGacgtttgaataataaattagtCCTATGAGGTATACATGATAAGTTTAGATAATTAGCAAGAAATTTCTTACCtactttttaaattatcaaaCTTCCATTTGTGGCCTTGAGCTATACTCGTGCAGATGATCTTCTAGGGTAGCATTGAACTCTCATTAAATACGCGTAAAAAAAACggtgttcaattttttagagCCAGttcatttcttcaatttaaatattcatttgcACCATGTTCAAACAGATTAGCGACCTGAATATTGGGTAAAAGGTGCGAAATGTAAAATCTATTACTAATGCGTCTATAAGGTGTTTCGAAAACTGTATAAGGTTTTGCATCAACGAGCTCTATTCATACCTTGGCAGATAATCACCGGATCGAGTCAAGATTCTAAACATACCGCGAACTGAGTTACAGCCAAACATCATGGTCAAAAGATCGACAAGACGGCATTGTGTTTACCGCgcaatttcaaaactgaaACTGGTAACGAATCCCAGTTGCGGTATCATTCCAGTGGGTCAAGCAAGTGTTTAACACGACGGTGGCGCAGACGTAATGAATTAGCGCGTGTAATAATTACGATGTATGTGAATTGTGTGAAATAGTTCTGAGTCGAAACGTTTGAATTCATTAGATGGTTTTCAGGCTTGTTGCCAATTGCATAATGCAAGTTTGTAAGCAAACAAATACACTCGTTTAGCACGTCACTTTCACCGTATGTATGATCTACCTATAGATGTTTACATACATGCCGTAACGAAATGCGAAAAGTCGAGTTTACTGACTGTTCAAACGGTGCCAAAGGGTACTCGGATAAATTGGTTTCCGACGCCTGGtaaagacaaaaatttaaataatacaattataataaatgtatTTACCTGTCAGTAATAATAGCAGTATCGAGTTCAATGAAACGAAACATTGACAGGGGAAAGGACATCAAACAACGTTCTAACGCCGATCATTATGGAAGAATAATTCTCGAGCTCATATCCTATTAATTTGCAATTCTCTTTACACGTTTGTGTCGTAATGACTATACATATAGCGACACAAACGTTACAGAGAATTGAATTCACTTACTCGCGAGTTTTACTATAGAAAATATAGACTACCtggattttgattttgaattttccgcTGATACCGTATTTTACGTTGTTAGCCAGCTAAATAGCACAGTTGAGAGTTAAAAGTTAAATGTCAcaactattattttttaattatagttTCGAAATGAAGAGAAACGAAAGTTCAACTTTTGATTGCCCAGTGTTCATGCATTGTAAATTCACAACATTAACCATACCCACATTGATGATTGTTCGATCCTAACGAATCCTAACGAAAATTGGCAAACAGATGATTACATTATTGCGTCAGCTATAATCAATTTATGAATTTCTTCTGCCTTGAGATAATTAATAAACACAATATCGAAGAGTACAGTAATTAGAAGTActacaaaagtgaaaaatacatTCGTCAAATCCGACAGTGGATCCAAACAGCGAGTAATTCTT from Diprion similis isolate iyDipSimi1 chromosome 2, iyDipSimi1.1, whole genome shotgun sequence includes the following:
- the LOC124415941 gene encoding uncharacterized protein LOC124415941 is translated as MHAVIIADMHKYKGRKIFFSTENGEGLEGFHEYYKRTSHFSSLSLDTQTTTVGSEKSHLIKHCGESHGLNMASSKIFAFLLLATIIGTVLARPGHSGYIGYSHPIVYSSYSYPSHGYGHGLYSSYSYPYYGYGHGYGYGHGYGYGGYGHGSLLGDYWW